The DNA window GGTTGGCGGCGGCGTAGGGGCCGTTGACGCTGCTGGCGGTGGCGGTGCGGCCGGCGGCGAGGTTCGGGCCGCCGGCGGCCAGGGCCGGTGGGGCGGGCGCCGCGGTGACGGCCAGGCCGACCGCGGCGAGCACCGCGACCATTCTGGTACGGAATCTGGACATGGTGGACGGACACCTTCTTCCGGGGGAGGTGGAGAGGCGTTGACGGGGGTGGGGGATGTGGTGCGGCGGGGACCCGGGCGGGTCCCCGCCGCGCGGGTCAGGAGGCGTAGACCTCGAACTCGGAGAGCTGGCCGGCCGGCCAGCCGGTGTTGCCGGTGAAGGTCAGCCGCACGTAGCGGCGGTCGCCGGCGGGTAGCGCCACCGACACGCTGTTGCCGGACGCCGGGTCGAACGCGTAGCCGGCCGCCGACTTGAGCGTGGTGAACGATGAGCCGTCGGTGGAGCCGAGCACGGTCACCGTCTGAGTGCGGGTCTGCCAGGCCGCCGACGGTGGCAGCTTGAGCACCACCCGCGCGACCCGGCGGGCGCTGCCCAGGTCGACGGTGACCGACTGCGGGAACGCATTGTTGGCGCTCTCCCAGTAGGTGGTCGCGTTGCCGTCGACGGTGTTGCCGGCGCCGTAGACGTCGGCGTGACTGGTCTCCGCGACCGGGCGGCCGGCGGCGAGGTTGCCGGTCGGCGGCGCGGTGGTCGGCGGCGGGGTGGTGGTGGGCGGTGGGGTGGTGGTGCCGTCGCCGTACACTTCCAGCTCACTGAGCTGGGCCGCCGGCCAGCCGGTGTTGCCGGTGACGGTGACCCGGACGTATCGGCGGGCGCCCGACGGCAGCGCGATCGACACGCTGTTGCCGGACCCGGGGTCGAACACCCGGCCCGCCGAGGCGGCGAGCGTCGAGAACGACGAGCCGTCGGTGGAGCCGAGTACGGAGAGCGTCTCGGTCCGGCGTTCCCAGCCGGCCGGAAGCTTCAGCACCACCCGGTCGACGGTGCGGGACGCGCCGAGGTCGACGGTCAGCGACTGCGGGAACGCGTTGTTGGCGCTCTCCCAGTAGCTGGCCGCGTTGCCGTCGACCGCGTTGCCGGCCGCGTACACCTGGTTGACGCTGGTGGCGGTCGCCGGCCGACCCAGGGCCAGGTTCCCGCCGGCCGGCGGCGGGGTGGTCGGGGGCGGCGTGGTCGGCGGCGTGGTGGTCGGCGGGGTCGAGGTCGGCGGCGTGCTGGTGGGCGGCGGGCTGGACGGGCCGTTGCCCCACTGCGGCTGCGGCCACGGACCGCAGTACGGGGTGGCCGTGTACCAGCCGGAGTTGCCGGCGCCCTGGGTGATCTGGAAGCCGCTGCCCACGCAGTTGTGCATCGGGTTGGCCTGGGCGATGTTGGTGGCCCGCACGTTCGTGAAGCTGACCTGGCTGGGCGCCTGCACCTGGAGCGCGTAGGTGCCGGCGCCGTCGATGCGGACGTTGCTGAACGAGATGCCGCTGGTCTGCCCCTCGATCCAGTGCAGCGCCGCGTAGGAGCTGTCCAGGATGTCGGTGTCGGTGACCCTGATGCTCGCGCCCTGGATCGGCTCGTTGAGCGCGGAGAACCAGATCGCCCCCACCCCGAAGTTCCAGTTGTAGTCGGAGTTGCCGTTACGGATCAACGTGTTGCGGGCGACCGTGATCGTGCCGGCCACCGCGGTCGGCCCGTTGACGCCGGGATAGCGGTTCGCCACATGGATGCCGCCGCCGTTGGTCACCGAGTCGGCGGTCACGTTGTCGGCGATGGTGATGTCGCGCCCGCCGTACGTGACCAGGTGGTTCGCCAGGATCGTCACGCCGATGGTGTTGTGGGTGAACGAGTTGCCGACGTTCGGCACGCTCTGCGCCCACATGGCCAGCGCGTCGTCGCCGGTGTTGCGGACGAACGTGTTGGTCACCGTGGAGTTGGTGACCCCCCAGTGGAAGTTCACCCCGTCGGCGGTCTGGTCCAGGATGCGGCTGTTGCGGATGGTGAAGTTGTCCATCGGGCCGTCCATCCAGGCGCCGACCTTGGTGTGCTGCAACCACAGGTTGTCCACCACCGAGGCGGTCATCGCGCCGCCGAGCGCGTTCACCTGGTCCTCGTCCACCCGCTCGCGGATGTCGCCGATGATGGCGAAGTCCCGCAGCGTCACGTTGCGGCTGGGCCCGCCGGCCTCGTGCGAGCGGATCCCGCCGGAGTAGCCGCCGCCCGGCACGTACTTGCCGTAGATGCCGGCGGCCCGCTTGCGGTCGGTGGGGTGCCGGCCGCCGAGCACCGAATACCACGGCCCGGCGCCGCGCAGCGTCACCCCGTCGACCACCACGTGGTCCCAGAGCGTGAACGTGCCGGACGGGATCCACACGGTCTTCCCCTGCGCCTTGCCGGCGTCCACCGCGGCCTGGAACCTCGCGGTGGAGTCGGTGGCGCCGGTCGGGTCCGCGCCGAAGTCGGTGACCACGTCCAGGACTCCGGACGGCTTGGCGATCGGCGCGCCGACCAGTTCGAAGTCGGCCAGGTCGATGGTGAACGTGGGCGACTGCGCGGTCGAGGAGACCTGGAGGCGGATCTTCGTGCCGGCCGGGTAGGTGGTGCCGAACATGGCCCGGGTCTCGTCGTAGAAGTGGTGCGGGTTGGTGTCGCCCGGGTTGTTGTTGAACGGGTAACCGCCGTAGTACCAGCCGTACCGGGAGGTGACCGGAACGGCCTTGACCAGCGTGCCGTTCGCGCGCAGGTCGATGCTGGCGTCCCGGCCCGTGCCGGCGGCGCTGTCCGGCAGGCTGTAGCGGAACGTGACGGCGTTCGCCGGGGCGGCGAGCGTGAACTCGACGTACTCCCCGACCGCGTCGAGGGTGACCGCCTCCCGGCCGGACGCCTCGGACGGCAGCGTGCCGTAGCGCCGGTCGGGGCCGATCTTCGTGCCGGTGTGCGCGACCTGCTCCGCCTCCTGCTCACGGAACGGCACGGTGGCGCCGCGGCCGGCGATGTCGAACGGGGACAGGCCGGCGGCGTGCGCCGGGGTGGCGGTGGAGGTCAACGCCACGACGGTCAGTGTCGAGGCGGCGAGCGCGGCGGCGGCCAGGGCCGCCAGCCCGGTACTGCGGTGGCGATGCGCGGTGCGGTGCTCGGCCATGCGGGGTGTGCTCCCTTTCGTCGGTGGCCAGGTCCCCCGTTGCGGCGGTGCTCCTTGCTCCTTCCTCTCCTCCCCAGGTGCGGCGCGGTGGCGGCCGGGACGGGCCGCCGGTGTCGGTGCGGCGACGCCGGCGGCGGGACGGGGCCGCCGGCGTCGCCGCGGTTCAGACCGATCGGGTACGCAGCCAGACCGCGGTGTCCGGTGGCAGTCGGTCGTCGTCGAGCGGCCCGCTGGTCAGCAGCAGTCCCTCGTGCGCGGGCAGCGGCACGGCCTCGTCGCCGAGGTTGACCAGGCAGGTGAAACCGGGCTCGCGGGCGAACGCGAGCACCCGTTGCGGCGCGGGCAGCCAGGTCAGCGCGCCGTCACCGAGCGCGGGCTCGGCCCGGCGCAGCGCCAGCGCCGCCCGGTACAGCTCCAGCATCGAGTGCGGATCGCCGGTCTGGGCGCCGGCCGTGCGGTCCTTCCAGTCCGCCGGCTGCGGCAGCCACGGCGCGGCGGACGCGCCCTCGGGGCTGAACCCGAACGGCGGGTCGTCGCCCTGCCAGGGCAGCGGCACCCGGCACCCGTCGCGACCCGGGTCGACCCGCCCGGAGCGTTCCCACATGGGGTCCTGCCGCAGCTCGTACGGGATGTCCTCGACCTCCCAGAGCCCCAGTTCCTCGCCCTGGTAGACGTAGGCGGCGCCGGGCAGTGCCAGGGAGAGCAGCGCGGCGGCCCGGGCCCGGCGGGTGCCCAGCTCCAGGTCGGTGGGGATGCCCTCGCGCTTGGCGGCGAAGCTGAACGTGGTGTCCGCCCGGCCGTAGCGGGTGACGTGCCGGGTGACGTCGTGGTTGGACAGCACCCAGGTGGCCGGCGCGCCGACCGGGGCGTGCGCGGCCAGCGTGCCGTCGATGCTCTCCCGCAGCGCGGTGGCGTCCCAGGCGCAGCCGAGGAAGTCGAAGTTGAACGCGGCGTGCAACTCGTCCGGGCGCAGGTAGTGGGCGAACCGCTGCCGGTCCGGCAGCCACACCTCGCCGACCAGCGCCCGCTCGCCGGGGTAGCTGTCGGCGATCCGCCGCCAGGCGCGGTAGAGGTCGTGCACGCCGTCCTGGTCGCGGAACGGGTGCGGCCGGTCCGGGTGGACCTCGGGCAGCGTGCCGTCCTTGACCAGCAGGCCGGCCGAGTCGATGCGGATGCCGTCCACGCCCCGGTCGAACCAGAACCGCAGGATGTCCTCGAACTCGGCGCGGACCCGGGGGTGGTCCCAGTTGAAGTCGGGCTGCTGCGGGGCGAACAGGTGCAGGTACCAGTCGCCCGGGGTGCCGTCCGGGTCGGTGGTGCGGGTCCAGGTGGGCCCGCCGAACTCGCCGGTCCAGTCGGTGGGCGGGAGGTCGCCGCCGGGGCCGCGCCCGGCGCGGAACCAGAACAGCTCCCGTTCGGGCGCGTCCGGCCCGCCGGCCAGCGCCGCTTGGAACCACGGGTGCGCGTCCGAGCAGTGGTTGGGCACCACGTCGACGATGGTCCGGATGCCCAGCGCGTGCGCCTCGGTGATCAGCGCCTCCACCTCGGCGAGTGTGCCGAAGACCGGGTCGATGTCGCGGTAGTCGGACACGTCGTAGCCGGCGTCGGCCATCGGCGACGGGTACCAGGGGCTGTACCAGATCGCGCCGACGCCGAGCGCGGCGAGGTGGTCCAGGCGGGACCGGATGCCGGCGACGTCGCCGATCCCGTCGCCGTTGCCGTCGGCGAAGCTGCGCGGGTAGACCTGGTAGATCACCGCTGAGCGCCACCACGGGCTGCTGTCGACGATGGACACGGGCACCTGCTTTCTGCGGGTCGGTTCTGATGCGGCGGGCGGCGGCGCCCGGTCAACCCTTGAGGCCGCCGGTGGTCAGGCCGGACATGATGTTCCGTTGGAAGATCAGGAACAGCACGACGGTGGGGATCGCGGCGATGACCGAGGCGGCGATCACCACGTTCATCGGGGTGCCGCCGGCGAAGGCGTAGATGCCGACGCTGACCGTCCGCGTCTCCGGTGACGGCATGACCAGCTTCGGCCAGAGGAAGTCCTTCCAGACCGCGGTCACCGCGAAGATGGCGACCACGCCCAGGATCGGGCGGGACATCGGCAGCACGATCGACCAGAGCGTGCGCAGCGGCGAGGCGCCGTCCATCACCGCCGCCGACATCAGGTCCTCCGGGATCGAGTCGAAGAACCGCTTGAGCAGGAAGATGTTGAACGCGTTGGCGACCAGCGGCAGCCAGATCGCGAACGGCGAGTCGAGCAGGTTGACGTGCACGATCGGCAGGTCGATAACGGTCACGTACTGCGGGACGATCAGCACCATGGCCGGGATCATCAGCGTCGCCAGCATCATGCCGAGGATCAGCCCGCCCAGCACCGGGCGCAGCTTCGACAGCGCGTACGCGGCGGCGGTGTCGAACACCAACTGGAACAGCACCGCGCCGGTGGCGTAGTAGAACGTGTTGAACAGCAGCTTGGCCAGGGCGAGGTTGTTCCAGGCGTCGACGTAGTTCTGCGGCTGCGGGTCGCGCGGGAACAACGACGGCGGAGTCTGCGCGATCTCCTGGCCGCTCTTGAGCGCGCCGGTGACCATCCAGTAGAGCGGGCCGAGGAAGACCAGCGTGAACGCCACCACGACGACGGCGAGCACGGTCCAGTAGAGGATCCGGCCGCGACCGCGCCGCAGTTGCGCCGGTGAGATGAGGGTACGGGTGGTGGAGTCGGCGGCCATGTCCTAGTCCTGCCTCGCGGTCAGTCGCACGTAGACGGCGGAGAACCCGGCCAGCACCACCAGCATGATCACGCCGAGCGCGGCGGCGCCGTTGAGGTCGTTCTGGAAGAAGCCGTGCTGGTAGATCAGGTAGGCCACCGAGGTCGCCGAGTCCTGCGTGCCGGCGCCGTTGGCGAGGATCAGCGGCTCGATGAAAAGCTGCATGGTGGCCACGATCTGGAGCATCGCCAGCAGCGCCAGGATCAGCCGGGTCTGCGGGATCGTCACGTTGACGATCCGCCGCCACACGCCCGCGCCGTCGATCTCGGCGGCCTCGTACAGCTCGCCGGGGATGTTCTGCAACGCGGCGAGATAGATCAGCACGGCGCCGCCCATGTTCATCCAGGTCGACGCCAGCACCATGGCCGGCATCGTCATGGTCGGTGACTGCATCCACTCCGACGTGGGCAGTCCGAGCGCGGTGAGCACCGCGTTGAACAGTCCCGCCTCGCTCGGGTCGTACGCGTAGAACTTGAACAGGAACAGCGCGGACGCCGGCGGCAGCATCACCGGCAGGTAGACCAGCACCCGCAGGTAACCCTTGGCGTGGCGCAGCTCGTTGAGCAGGATCGCCACGAAGAACGGCACGGCGTAGCCGAGCACGAGCGCCAGCCCGGTGAAGACGAACGTGTTCTTCCAGGCGGTCCAGAAGCTCGGATCGGCCATGATCCGGAGGTAGTTGTCCCAGCCGACCCAGGTGGTCTCGCCGCGCCGGGTGCGCTGGAAGCTCATCACCACGCCGCGGACCATCGGATACCAGGAGAAGACGGCGAAGCATGCGACCGCGCCGATCAGGAACGTGTGCCCGGTGAGGTTGTCCCGTACCTTCCGGCCGAGCCCGGCCCGACGCGCGGCGACCTGCCGCGTCGGCGGTGCGGGACGGCCGGGCCGGCGGGTGGCACCCGGGGCGGTGGTGAGCGCCAAGGCGACTCCTGCGGTAGGGGGTGGGGGCCGGTCGGGGCCGGCCCCCACCCGGTCGGGTCAGCTTCCGGCGGCCAGGAGCTGGTTGACCTTGTCCTCGGCGGTCTTGAGCAGGCTGTCGATGTTCGCGTTCGGGTTGGTCAACACCCCGGACATCGCGGCGTCGAGCACCGCGTAGATGGCCTGGGCGTTGCGCGGCTCACCCTTGATCGGCACCGGGTTTGCCTCGAAGACCGCGAAGTTCGTGGTGTCCACGTTGGCGTTGGCCTTGCGCAGGTCCAGTTCCTGCTTCTGCGCGTCGCTGCCGTTGGTGAACAGCAGCGGCTGGGGCAGGCCCACCGGGTAGTTCTGCGGCTTGGCCCGGGCGTAGTCGAACTGGCCCTTGCCCGGGGTGAGCTTCTGGTAGGCGATCCACTTCAGACCGGCCTTCACCTGCTCGGGCGACAGGCCCTTCTTGAAGAAGTAGCCCTCGCCGCCGCCGAGCGTCGCCTTCGCCGGCCCGTCCTGGCCGGGCAGCGGGCCCATCGCCCAGTCCTGGTACTTGCCCTGGAACTGCGTGACGATCGCCTGGGTGGCGTCGGGTGCGCCGATGAACATGCCGACCTTGCCGGCGCCGGCGTTGGTCAGCAGGTCCCCCCACTGCAGGAGCTGGCGGCTGCCCATGCTGTTGTCGCCGTAGCGCATGTCCTTGAGGTTCTGCAGGACCTGCTTGCCCGTCGGGTTGTTGAAGTCGGCCTTCTTGCCGTCGGCGCTGAGCACCTGGCCGCCCTGCGAGTAGAGCAGCGAGGTGAAGTGCCAGCCGCCGGTGTTGCCGGCGCTGTACTCGGAGTAGCCGGCGACACCGCCGCCGAGCGCGGAGATCTTCTTGGCCGCCGCGCGCACCTCGGCCCACGTCTTCGGCGGGTTCGCCGCGTCGAGCCCGGCGCGCTGGAACAGCGCCTTGTTGTAGACCAGGCCCATCGAGTAGTTCTTCACCGGCACGCCGTAGAGCTTGCCGCCGTCGGTGAAGACCTCCTTGAGCGCGGGGTCGACGCTGTCCCAGGTGGGGATGGTGTCCTTGCCGACGTGGTCGGTGATGTCCATCGCCTGACCGGAGTCCAGCACCTGCTGAAGGTCGGTCATGTAGCCGTAGAAGACGTCGGTGACGGTGCCGCCGGCGAGGCGGGCGGTGAAGTCCGGCGGGTTGTTGCACTGCTCGCCGACGCTGACGCTCTTGACCACGATGGTCGGGTTCTGCCGCTGGAACTCGGCGACATCGTCGTTCCAGTTCTTCAGCAGCTCCTTCTGCGCGCCGACCGGCTGGCAGTCGACCGTGATGGTGACCTTGCCGCCGGCGTCGGCGGAGTCGTCGCTCTTGGTGGAACACGCCGCGAGGCTGAGCCCGAGGCCGGCCGCGAGCGCCGCCGCCGCGACCTTCCGGTACTGCGGTACGGACATCTGTCCATCCCTTCGGGAACGGGTTATCGAGGACCTTCACTGATCTGCGGAGACCGCTGGTGAGTGGAGTCAATGTAGCGATGCCGACTCTTTACGGCAAGGTTTCAACCTGATGACGAAAGAACACGACTTTGCAACGGCTGATCGCGACGGCGGCCTCCCCCGGGCACAAAGAAGGGCCGCCGACGCGGAAGCGGTCGGCGGCCCGGTGGGGCGGGAGGGTCAGGCGGCGCGGGGAGCGGGGGCGGTGGAGCCGCGTACCACCAGCTCGGGCTCGAAGAGCAGCTCGTCGTGGAGCACGCCGGCCCCCTCGATCTGGGTGACCAGCAGGTCGACCGCGGCCTGGCCCATCGTCTCGATCGGCTGCCGCACGGTGGTCAGCGGCGGGTCGGTGCAGGTCATGAACGCGGAGTCGTCGAAGCCCACCACCGACACGTCGGCCGGCACCGCGCGGCCGAGCCGGCGGGCGGCCCGGATGGTGCCCAGCGCCAGCACGTCACTGGCGCAGACGATGCCCGTCACGCCGCGCTCGATCAGTTTGGTGGCGGCGACCCGGGCGCCCTCCATCGAGAAGCTGGAGCGCTCGACGTAGCTGCGGTCCTCGCCCCAACCGGCGGCCCGGACCATGGCGTGCAGCTTGCGCCGCGACGGCACGTGGTCCTCCGGGCCGAGCACCATGCCGATCGTCTCGTGCCCGAGCGAGCGCAGGTGCCCGTACGCCTGCTCGACGGCGACCGCGTCGTCGGTGGACACCCGGGGGAAGCCCAACTCCTCGACGCCGGCGTTGACCAGCACGACCGGCAGGCCCCGGTCGATCAGGCGGCGGTAGTGCTCGTGCGACGCGTCGGCCAGCGCGTACGAGCCGCCGGCGAAGATGACGCCGCTGACCTGGTGGTCGAGCAGCATCTCCACGTAGCCGGACTCGGGCACGCCGCCGATGGTGCGGGCGCAGAGCGCCGGGGTGAAACCCCGTTGGGCGAGGGAGCCGGTGACCACCTCGGCCAGCGCCGGGAAGATCGGGTTCTGCAGCTCCGGCAGGACCAGGCCGACCAGCCGGGCGCGCTCCCCGCGCAGCTTCGTCGGGCGCTCGTAGCCGAGCACGTCGAGCGCCGTCAGCACCGCCGTGCGGGTCGCCTCGGACACCCCGCCCCGGCCGTTGAGCACCCGGCTCACTGTCGCTTCGCTGACGCCCGCCTTGCGGGCCACCTCGGTCAAGCGTTTCGTCACGGCGGCAATCGTACGTCAGATTCTTGCAAGAAATGAACAGCGGATCGGTCCGGATCTGGTCAGCCCGGCGCGCCGGATACTCGAAAGATCTGGGCATATTGATGCTTGAATGACGACAGAGTTCAGGAATAACATGGCCGCCACCGTCCAATCCCCGAGAAAGTGGGTGCTCCGATGCAGCGGAGCGTTCCCGGCCCGGCGGGCCGTCCGTCCGTACCGAAACTCCTCGCCGCCGTGGCCACGGCCGCCGCCCTGATCGTCCCGCCGGGTGCCGCCACGGCGTCGCCCGCACCGGCCGGCCCGGCCGTGGTGACGACGCGGGCCGCGCTCGACCCGGCGCTGGTCGCCGGTCGCGGCGCCCGGGTCGACTACCTGGAGCAGGAGGCCGAGCACGCCCGGACCACCGGCACGGTCATCGGCCCCGACCGCTCCGCCTACACCTTGGCCGGCGAGGCGTCCGGCCGTCGTGCCGTGCGCCTGCTCCCCGGGCAGTACGTCGAGTTCACGCTGCCCCGCGCCACCAACGCGCTGACCGTGCGCTACAGCATTCCGGACGCGCCGGGCGGCGGCGGCATCACCGCGCCGCTGCGGGTGGCGGTCGGCCGGGCGCCCGCGCGCACCATGACGCTCACCTCGCAGTACGCCTGGCTCTACAACCAGTACCCGTTCACCAACGACCCCGACGCCGACCTCCTGCACCCGGACTGGTGGATCACCGAGTGCTCCTGCGTGCCGGCGGCCACCACGCCGACGCCGGCGATCGGCAAGCCGTTCCGGCCGCACCACTTCTACGACGAACAGCGGATGCTGCTCGGCCGGACCCACCGGGCCGGCGAGGTCGTCCGGCTGACCGCGCCCACCGGCACGGCCGCCGCCTGGACGGTGATCGACCTGCTGGACACGCATCTGGTCGCGCCACCTGAGACGGTTCCCCGCGCGGTCAACGTGCTGGCCTTCGGCGCCGACCCGACCGGTCGGAAGGAGTCCGCCGACGCGTTCGACCGGGCCGTGGCCCACGCCCGGCGGGCACACCGCCCGCTCTACCTGCCGCCGGGCACCTACCAGGTCAACCGGCACATCGTCGTGGACGACGTGACCATCGCCGGCGCCGGCAGTTGGTACACCGTGGTGAAGGGACGCGAGGTCGCCCTGGACACCCCCGCCCCCGACGGCTCCCGGCACACCGGGGTCGGCTTCTACGGCCGCGACGTCGCCGACGGCGGCAGCCGCGACGTGCACCTCTCCGGCTTCGCGATCGAGGGCGACGTCCGTGAGCGGATCGACACCGACCAGGTCAACGGCGTCGGCGGCGCGCTCAGCCACAGCACGATCGACGGTCTCTACCTGCACCACACGAAGGTCGGCATGTGGTTCGACGGCCCGATGACTGGGCTGCGCGTCACCAACACCGTGATCGCCGACCAGATCGCCGACGGGCTCAACTTCCACACCGGCGTCACGCACTCCTCGGTCACCGACACGGTGGTCCGCAACAGCGGCGACGACGCGCTGGCCATGTGGTCGGAGGGCACCGCGAACGCGTCCAACACGTTCGCGTACAACACGGTGCAGTCACCGGTGCTGGCCAACGGCATCGCGCTCTACGGCGGCGCCGACCTGACCGTCGCGCACAACCTGATCGCCGATCCGGTCCGCGAGGGCAGCGCCATCCACCTGGGCGCCCGCTTCGGCGCGGAACCGTTCGACGGCCGGATCCGGGTCACCGGCAACACCACGGTCCGGGCCGGCACCTACGACCTGAACTGGAACATCGGCCTCGGCGCGATCTGGTTCTATGCCCTGGACCGCAGCATCGACGCCGACGTCCAGGTGGTCGGTGACGCCTACCTGGACAGCACCTACAACGCGATCATGCTGGTCAGCGACTGGCCGGTGAAGGACAGCGTCCGCATCGACGGCGTCGCCTTCCGCGACGTCCGGGTGGACGGGACCGGCACGTCCGTGGTCAGCGCGCGGGCCGCCGGCGGCGCGAGCTTCGCCGACGTCGACGCGCGCAACGTGGGCGCGGTCGGGGTGAACAACTGCGGCTCGTTCCACTTCACCCCGGCCGGTTCGGAGTTCCGGCTGACCGACCTCGGTGGCAACGACGGCGGCTGGCTGGCCCCGTGGCTGCTGCCCAACACCATCACCTGCGACGACCGGCCGCCGGTGGTGCCGCCTCCCCCGCCGTCCGCCTGGTGACCTGGGGCGCGACCGGGCGTCCGGTCGCGCCTCCGGACTCGCGCGACTCCCCCTCGGGGAGGTGGCCGATCGGCATCGATCCCCCACCTCCCCGGGGCCGCGGCCCCCGTCAGGCCGATGATCCGTCTCCGGGTGGGTCCGTCCCCGCACCGTCTCCGCCGCCGACCGCCCGTTCGGCGCTGGTCCCTGTCGACGCGGTGTGCGTGTCGACGTCGAGGCAGGCGTCGAAGACGGGCTCCGGGTCGGCCCGGACGGCCGTGGTCAGCCCGATGCG is part of the Micromonospora sp. WMMD980 genome and encodes:
- a CDS encoding discoidin domain-containing protein, whose protein sequence is MAEHRTAHRHRSTGLAALAAAALAASTLTVVALTSTATPAHAAGLSPFDIAGRGATVPFREQEAEQVAHTGTKIGPDRRYGTLPSEASGREAVTLDAVGEYVEFTLAAPANAVTFRYSLPDSAAGTGRDASIDLRANGTLVKAVPVTSRYGWYYGGYPFNNNPGDTNPHHFYDETRAMFGTTYPAGTKIRLQVSSTAQSPTFTIDLADFELVGAPIAKPSGVLDVVTDFGADPTGATDSTARFQAAVDAGKAQGKTVWIPSGTFTLWDHVVVDGVTLRGAGPWYSVLGGRHPTDRKRAAGIYGKYVPGGGYSGGIRSHEAGGPSRNVTLRDFAIIGDIRERVDEDQVNALGGAMTASVVDNLWLQHTKVGAWMDGPMDNFTIRNSRILDQTADGVNFHWGVTNSTVTNTFVRNTGDDALAMWAQSVPNVGNSFTHNTIGVTILANHLVTYGGRDITIADNVTADSVTNGGGIHVANRYPGVNGPTAVAGTITVARNTLIRNGNSDYNWNFGVGAIWFSALNEPIQGASIRVTDTDILDSSYAALHWIEGQTSGISFSNVRIDGAGTYALQVQAPSQVSFTNVRATNIAQANPMHNCVGSGFQITQGAGNSGWYTATPYCGPWPQPQWGNGPSSPPPTSTPPTSTPPTTTPPTTPPPTTPPPAGGNLALGRPATATSVNQVYAAGNAVDGNAASYWESANNAFPQSLTVDLGASRTVDRVVLKLPAGWERRTETLSVLGSTDGSSFSTLAASAGRVFDPGSGNSVSIALPSGARRYVRVTVTGNTGWPAAQLSELEVYGDGTTTPPPTTTPPPTTAPPTGNLAAGRPVAETSHADVYGAGNTVDGNATTYWESANNAFPQSVTVDLGSARRVARVVLKLPPSAAWQTRTQTVTVLGSTDGSSFTTLKSAAGYAFDPASGNSVSVALPAGDRRYVRLTFTGNTGWPAGQLSEFEVYAS
- a CDS encoding glycoside hydrolase family 13 protein encodes the protein MVDSSPWWRSAVIYQVYPRSFADGNGDGIGDVAGIRSRLDHLAALGVGAIWYSPWYPSPMADAGYDVSDYRDIDPVFGTLAEVEALITEAHALGIRTIVDVVPNHCSDAHPWFQAALAGGPDAPERELFWFRAGRGPGGDLPPTDWTGEFGGPTWTRTTDPDGTPGDWYLHLFAPQQPDFNWDHPRVRAEFEDILRFWFDRGVDGIRIDSAGLLVKDGTLPEVHPDRPHPFRDQDGVHDLYRAWRRIADSYPGERALVGEVWLPDRQRFAHYLRPDELHAAFNFDFLGCAWDATALRESIDGTLAAHAPVGAPATWVLSNHDVTRHVTRYGRADTTFSFAAKREGIPTDLELGTRRARAAALLSLALPGAAYVYQGEELGLWEVEDIPYELRQDPMWERSGRVDPGRDGCRVPLPWQGDDPPFGFSPEGASAAPWLPQPADWKDRTAGAQTGDPHSMLELYRAALALRRAEPALGDGALTWLPAPQRVLAFAREPGFTCLVNLGDEAVPLPAHEGLLLTSGPLDDDRLPPDTAVWLRTRSV
- a CDS encoding carbohydrate ABC transporter permease: MAADSTTRTLISPAQLRRGRGRILYWTVLAVVVVAFTLVFLGPLYWMVTGALKSGQEIAQTPPSLFPRDPQPQNYVDAWNNLALAKLLFNTFYYATGAVLFQLVFDTAAAYALSKLRPVLGGLILGMMLATLMIPAMVLIVPQYVTVIDLPIVHVNLLDSPFAIWLPLVANAFNIFLLKRFFDSIPEDLMSAAVMDGASPLRTLWSIVLPMSRPILGVVAIFAVTAVWKDFLWPKLVMPSPETRTVSVGIYAFAGGTPMNVVIAASVIAAIPTVVLFLIFQRNIMSGLTTGGLKG
- a CDS encoding sugar ABC transporter permease, translated to MALTTAPGATRRPGRPAPPTRQVAARRAGLGRKVRDNLTGHTFLIGAVACFAVFSWYPMVRGVVMSFQRTRRGETTWVGWDNYLRIMADPSFWTAWKNTFVFTGLALVLGYAVPFFVAILLNELRHAKGYLRVLVYLPVMLPPASALFLFKFYAYDPSEAGLFNAVLTALGLPTSEWMQSPTMTMPAMVLASTWMNMGGAVLIYLAALQNIPGELYEAAEIDGAGVWRRIVNVTIPQTRLILALLAMLQIVATMQLFIEPLILANGAGTQDSATSVAYLIYQHGFFQNDLNGAAALGVIMLVVLAGFSAVYVRLTARQD
- a CDS encoding sugar ABC transporter substrate-binding protein, with the protein product MSVPQYRKVAAAALAAGLGLSLAACSTKSDDSADAGGKVTITVDCQPVGAQKELLKNWNDDVAEFQRQNPTIVVKSVSVGEQCNNPPDFTARLAGGTVTDVFYGYMTDLQQVLDSGQAMDITDHVGKDTIPTWDSVDPALKEVFTDGGKLYGVPVKNYSMGLVYNKALFQRAGLDAANPPKTWAEVRAAAKKISALGGGVAGYSEYSAGNTGGWHFTSLLYSQGGQVLSADGKKADFNNPTGKQVLQNLKDMRYGDNSMGSRQLLQWGDLLTNAGAGKVGMFIGAPDATQAIVTQFQGKYQDWAMGPLPGQDGPAKATLGGGEGYFFKKGLSPEQVKAGLKWIAYQKLTPGKGQFDYARAKPQNYPVGLPQPLLFTNGSDAQKQELDLRKANANVDTTNFAVFEANPVPIKGEPRNAQAIYAVLDAAMSGVLTNPNANIDSLLKTAEDKVNQLLAAGS
- a CDS encoding LacI family DNA-binding transcriptional regulator, which codes for MTKRLTEVARKAGVSEATVSRVLNGRGGVSEATRTAVLTALDVLGYERPTKLRGERARLVGLVLPELQNPIFPALAEVVTGSLAQRGFTPALCARTIGGVPESGYVEMLLDHQVSGVIFAGGSYALADASHEHYRRLIDRGLPVVLVNAGVEELGFPRVSTDDAVAVEQAYGHLRSLGHETIGMVLGPEDHVPSRRKLHAMVRAAGWGEDRSYVERSSFSMEGARVAATKLIERGVTGIVCASDVLALGTIRAARRLGRAVPADVSVVGFDDSAFMTCTDPPLTTVRQPIETMGQAAVDLLVTQIEGAGVLHDELLFEPELVVRGSTAPAPRAA
- a CDS encoding glycosyl hydrolase family 28-related protein, whose product is MQRSVPGPAGRPSVPKLLAAVATAAALIVPPGAATASPAPAGPAVVTTRAALDPALVAGRGARVDYLEQEAEHARTTGTVIGPDRSAYTLAGEASGRRAVRLLPGQYVEFTLPRATNALTVRYSIPDAPGGGGITAPLRVAVGRAPARTMTLTSQYAWLYNQYPFTNDPDADLLHPDWWITECSCVPAATTPTPAIGKPFRPHHFYDEQRMLLGRTHRAGEVVRLTAPTGTAAAWTVIDLLDTHLVAPPETVPRAVNVLAFGADPTGRKESADAFDRAVAHARRAHRPLYLPPGTYQVNRHIVVDDVTIAGAGSWYTVVKGREVALDTPAPDGSRHTGVGFYGRDVADGGSRDVHLSGFAIEGDVRERIDTDQVNGVGGALSHSTIDGLYLHHTKVGMWFDGPMTGLRVTNTVIADQIADGLNFHTGVTHSSVTDTVVRNSGDDALAMWSEGTANASNTFAYNTVQSPVLANGIALYGGADLTVAHNLIADPVREGSAIHLGARFGAEPFDGRIRVTGNTTVRAGTYDLNWNIGLGAIWFYALDRSIDADVQVVGDAYLDSTYNAIMLVSDWPVKDSVRIDGVAFRDVRVDGTGTSVVSARAAGGASFADVDARNVGAVGVNNCGSFHFTPAGSEFRLTDLGGNDGGWLAPWLLPNTITCDDRPPVVPPPPPSAW